The Rhodococcus sp. X156 genome window below encodes:
- a CDS encoding diiron oxygenase: MTTAPAITDQRTTADEDVSRRLLESAAALSYDPAEEVDWESPLDPTLHGLNPEWSTLYGTALWDEMTEEQRITLTRHEVCSIMSTGIWFEMILQQMVLRDMYVTDTARSDFQFALTEIADECRHSIMFARACEKMGASSYFPTRLSVELGRAFKSVANAEVAYGGILVAEEVLDVMQRDWMRGENVLPMVRTTSKIHVVEESRHMKFARQEIREQMEGASATRRRTSSLVIAIAAYVIVSNMVNKGVYAAAGLDTDRAVREAKNNEHHKAMMRSSCAHLMDFLAQCGLLSRPAMRIYQRANML; the protein is encoded by the coding sequence ATGACCACCGCACCGGCCATCACCGACCAGCGCACCACTGCCGACGAGGACGTGTCCCGCCGGCTCCTGGAGTCGGCTGCGGCCCTGTCCTACGACCCCGCCGAGGAGGTCGACTGGGAGTCCCCGCTGGACCCCACGCTGCACGGCCTCAACCCGGAGTGGAGCACCCTCTACGGGACGGCGCTGTGGGACGAGATGACCGAGGAGCAGCGCATCACGCTCACTCGCCACGAGGTGTGCTCGATCATGAGCACCGGCATCTGGTTCGAGATGATCCTGCAGCAGATGGTGCTGCGGGACATGTACGTCACCGACACCGCGCGCTCGGACTTCCAGTTCGCCCTCACCGAGATCGCCGACGAGTGCCGGCACTCCATCATGTTCGCCCGGGCCTGCGAGAAGATGGGCGCCTCGTCCTACTTCCCCACCCGCCTGAGCGTGGAGCTGGGCCGCGCCTTCAAGAGCGTGGCCAACGCCGAGGTCGCCTACGGCGGGATCCTGGTGGCCGAGGAGGTCCTCGACGTCATGCAGCGTGACTGGATGCGCGGGGAGAACGTGCTGCCGATGGTCCGGACGACGAGCAAGATCCACGTCGTCGAGGAGTCCCGGCACATGAAGTTCGCGCGCCAGGAGATCCGCGAGCAGATGGAGGGTGCGAGCGCCACGCGCCGCCGCACCAGCAGCCTGGTCATCGCCATCGCTGCCTACGTCATCGTCTCCAACATGGTGAACAAGGGCGTCTACGCCGCGGCGGGGCTGGACACCGACCGCGCGGTGCGCGAGGCCAAGAACAACGAGCACCACAAGGCGATGATGCGGTCCAGCTGCGCCCACCTGATGGACTTCCTCGCCCAGTGCGGGCTGCTCAGCCGCCCGGCCATGCGCATCTACCAGCGCGCCAACATGCTCTGA
- a CDS encoding FAD-dependent oxidoreductase encodes MAYAITQTCCNDATCVSVCPVNCIHPTPEEPDFGTTEMLYVDPQTCIDCGACADACPVDAIFPVDRLMGRDTVFAELNQQYYADRPTDNEWSAPRFPRSLPRTPEGPARVAVVGTGPAACYAAESLLRIGASVTMIDRQPVPGGLVRFGVAPDHPSTKKIGDSFASLFQHPRLQMHLNVEVGTHVSHEELAAHHHAVVYGVGAAADNPLGVPGEDLAGSISATAFVAWYNAYPDAHPTVSNTPIDLSAERAVIVGNGNVALDVARILASDPEDLARTDIADHALEALRASNIREVVLIARRGPEQAAFTRPELLALKHLPGVRLVLDSTTVTADDVAAAAPGSKTALFSDVDAEEVDWQSPPPAGKRIVFRFLSSPLELTGDGRVEGIALSRNILEERDGQVAVTATGDRDELPTGLVLRSTGYRGRPLPGLPFDSTTATVPHEAGRVLDSPGGARLDGTYVVGWIKRGPSGGIGANRTCAEETVDSIIDDAAAGALPSPRGSARAFARLVRQRQPQVITRQQALAIDQAERELGAKVGRPRVKLASTEELLAAVKKPLRR; translated from the coding sequence ATGGCCTACGCGATCACCCAGACCTGCTGCAACGACGCCACCTGCGTGTCGGTGTGCCCGGTCAACTGCATCCACCCCACTCCCGAAGAGCCTGACTTCGGGACCACGGAGATGCTCTACGTCGACCCGCAGACCTGCATCGACTGCGGGGCCTGCGCCGACGCCTGCCCGGTGGACGCGATCTTCCCGGTCGACCGGCTCATGGGCCGCGACACGGTGTTCGCCGAGCTGAACCAGCAGTACTACGCCGACCGGCCGACCGACAACGAGTGGTCGGCGCCGCGGTTCCCCCGCTCGCTGCCGCGCACCCCGGAGGGCCCTGCTCGGGTCGCCGTGGTGGGCACCGGACCGGCCGCCTGCTACGCCGCGGAGTCGCTGCTGCGCATCGGCGCCAGCGTCACCATGATCGACCGTCAGCCGGTGCCCGGCGGGCTCGTCCGGTTCGGCGTCGCACCCGACCACCCGTCCACCAAGAAGATCGGCGACAGCTTCGCCAGCCTGTTCCAGCACCCGCGCCTGCAGATGCACCTCAACGTGGAGGTGGGTACGCACGTCAGCCACGAGGAGCTGGCGGCGCACCACCACGCCGTGGTCTACGGGGTGGGCGCCGCGGCCGACAACCCCCTGGGCGTGCCCGGCGAGGACCTGGCGGGCAGCATCTCCGCCACCGCGTTCGTGGCCTGGTACAACGCCTACCCCGATGCGCACCCCACCGTGTCGAACACCCCGATCGACCTCTCCGCCGAGCGGGCCGTGATCGTCGGCAACGGCAACGTGGCGCTGGACGTGGCGCGGATCCTGGCGTCGGACCCCGAGGATCTGGCCCGCACCGACATCGCCGACCACGCGCTGGAGGCGCTGCGCGCCAGCAACATCCGCGAGGTGGTGCTCATCGCGCGCCGCGGTCCCGAGCAGGCGGCGTTCACCCGCCCCGAGCTGCTCGCGCTCAAGCACCTGCCCGGCGTGCGGCTGGTGCTCGACTCCACCACGGTCACCGCCGACGACGTGGCTGCGGCCGCGCCGGGCAGCAAGACGGCGCTGTTCAGCGACGTCGACGCCGAGGAGGTCGACTGGCAGTCACCGCCGCCGGCAGGCAAGCGCATCGTGTTCCGCTTCCTGTCGTCGCCGCTGGAGCTCACCGGGGACGGCCGCGTCGAGGGAATCGCGCTGAGCCGCAACATCCTGGAGGAGCGCGACGGCCAGGTGGCGGTGACGGCGACCGGCGACCGGGACGAGCTGCCCACCGGGCTGGTGCTGCGCTCCACCGGCTACCGCGGCCGCCCGCTGCCGGGCCTGCCGTTCGACTCCACGACCGCCACCGTGCCGCACGAGGCCGGGCGGGTGCTGGACTCCCCCGGGGGGGCTCGACTGGACGGCACCTACGTGGTGGGCTGGATCAAGCGCGGACCCTCCGGTGGCATCGGCGCCAACCGCACCTGCGCGGAGGAGACGGTGGACTCCATCATCGACGACGCTGCTGCCGGTGCGCTGCCGTCCCCGCGCGGCTCCGCCAGGGCGTTCGCCCGGCTGGTGCGCCAGCGGCAGCCGCAGGTGATCACCCGCCAGCAGGCGCTGGCCATCGACCAGGCTGAGCGCGAGCTCGGTGCCAAGGTGGGTCGGCCGCGGGTCAAGCTGGCCAGCACCGAGGAGCTGCTGGCTGCGGTCAAGAAGCCGCTGCGCCGCTAG
- a CDS encoding OB-fold domain-containing protein translates to MTSNAVPDALGDRVPDGPVKPLPEPTPVSAPFWDSLRQGTIRIQYSPSAQRYVFYPRLLAPGTLADDLEWREISGLGTLYTFTVADRPTAPPWAGELPQLLAVVEWDEGPRLSTELVDVDPADIHVGMRVKPVFCDVPPSPGAPEGITLLKYTKA, encoded by the coding sequence ATGACAAGCAATGCCGTTCCCGACGCCCTGGGCGACCGCGTTCCCGACGGGCCGGTGAAGCCGCTGCCGGAGCCCACCCCGGTGTCGGCGCCGTTCTGGGACAGCCTGCGTCAGGGCACCATTCGCATCCAGTACTCGCCGTCGGCGCAGCGCTACGTGTTCTACCCGCGGCTGCTGGCGCCGGGCACGCTCGCCGACGACCTGGAGTGGCGGGAGATCAGCGGGCTGGGCACGCTGTACACCTTCACCGTGGCCGACCGTCCGACGGCACCACCCTGGGCGGGGGAGCTGCCGCAGCTGCTGGCCGTGGTGGAGTGGGACGAGGGTCCGCGGCTGAGCACCGAGCTGGTGGACGTCGACCCGGCGGACATCCACGTGGGCATGCGGGTGAAGCCGGTGTTCTGCGACGTGCCGCCAAGCCCGGGTGCGCCGGAGGGCATCACGCTGCTCAAGTACACCAAGGCCTGA
- a CDS encoding CoA transferase, with the protein MSTDEALTDDQSTQDRTRPRQALQDLRVLDLSRWVAGEYATKLFADFGADVVKVEKPGQGSLTRHWGPFPDDVPDPERSALFLHLNTNKRSVALDLTDAGDRELLLELVASSDAVVESFRPGHLERLGLGPDVLRARNPKLVLTRISAFGQTGPHRDREATGLVLQAAGGPMNATGAADRAPLRKPGLLEHYTVGRTAGEATMAGIFQARRTGTGSVIDVSGQEVLLSGADRRASYLVSAAYSGMVAPRGVRSPHRHGATFTGPFRTSDGFVMVYVTNQAFWNRLVDLIGADAPEFHARFHGRQTVMGADREDFLAHVAAWCAVRTKLDVMERAEAARIPVTAYLQVSELLQHEHFRGRDAFVRAEHPVAGSLEYTGAPWRMRHGFRLRTTAPLLDQHGADLRSADIRSADIRKQVQA; encoded by the coding sequence TTGTCCACTGACGAAGCTCTCACTGACGATCAGTCCACCCAGGACCGAACCCGTCCGCGCCAGGCCCTGCAGGACCTGCGGGTGCTCGACCTGTCCCGCTGGGTGGCGGGGGAGTACGCCACCAAGCTGTTCGCCGACTTCGGCGCCGACGTGGTCAAGGTGGAGAAGCCCGGCCAGGGCAGCCTCACCCGGCACTGGGGACCCTTCCCCGACGACGTGCCCGACCCGGAGCGCAGCGCGCTGTTCCTGCACCTCAACACCAACAAGCGCTCGGTGGCGCTCGACCTCACCGACGCCGGCGACCGGGAGCTGCTGCTGGAGCTGGTGGCCAGCTCCGACGCGGTGGTGGAGTCCTTCCGCCCCGGCCACCTGGAGCGCCTCGGGCTGGGTCCGGACGTGCTGCGGGCGCGCAACCCCAAGCTGGTGCTCACTCGGATCAGCGCCTTCGGCCAGACCGGTCCCCACCGCGACCGCGAGGCCACCGGCCTGGTGCTGCAGGCCGCGGGTGGTCCGATGAACGCCACCGGCGCTGCCGACCGCGCCCCGCTGCGCAAGCCCGGCCTGCTGGAGCACTACACCGTGGGCCGCACCGCCGGGGAGGCCACCATGGCGGGCATCTTCCAGGCCCGCCGCACCGGCACCGGCTCGGTGATCGACGTCTCCGGCCAGGAGGTGCTGCTCTCCGGCGCCGACCGCCGCGCGTCCTACCTGGTCTCTGCGGCCTACTCCGGGATGGTCGCCCCGCGGGGGGTGCGCAGCCCGCACCGCCACGGCGCCACCTTTACCGGGCCGTTCCGCACCAGCGACGGCTTCGTGATGGTCTACGTCACCAACCAGGCCTTCTGGAACCGTCTGGTCGACCTGATCGGCGCCGACGCCCCGGAGTTCCACGCCCGCTTCCACGGCCGCCAGACCGTGATGGGTGCCGACCGGGAGGACTTCCTGGCCCACGTGGCCGCGTGGTGCGCGGTGCGGACCAAGCTGGACGTGATGGAGCGGGCCGAGGCCGCCCGCATCCCGGTGACCGCCTACCTGCAGGTCTCCGAGCTGTTGCAGCACGAGCACTTCCGCGGGCGGGACGCCTTCGTCCGCGCCGAGCACCCGGTGGCCGGGAGCCTGGAGTACACCGGGGCGCCGTGGCGGATGCGCCACGGGTTCCGGCTGCGCACCACCGCGCCGCTGCTGGACCAGCACGGTGCTGACCTCAGGAGCGCTGACATCAGGAGCGCCGACATCAGGAAGCAGGTGCAGGCATGA
- a CDS encoding acyl-CoA dehydrogenase family protein, whose protein sequence is MKIVPTQDQLDLQATLRSVLAKHCPTTLVRELRDPAADAWPKHLVAALADVGALGLATDEAHGGSGAGLYELGLFFAEAGRALCPSSIYSSLLLGVALGRLGTPAQQERHLPALAAGELRATTAISNPADAGDVRPVLTAVPAEGGGWALSGTLPFVVNAEGAEVVLVTARARVYAEPTRTLGFLVDPTAAGWQAQALETMSGERVSRVVLTDVLVPATAVLAGQDGRGLSTDDLRWVANAAVALQCMEMVGGTAAVLDQTVAHISTREQFGRPIGSFQAAQHLVADIHIALDAARLAAHSAVWWLGRGECATRPVAIATMRCNEAYKWATLNAHQLHGGMGYVRETDLHLWSERAKTTEVWGGTADVAARWLQEELGLVH, encoded by the coding sequence ATGAAGATCGTTCCCACCCAGGACCAGCTGGACCTGCAGGCCACGCTGCGGTCGGTGCTGGCCAAGCACTGCCCGACCACCCTCGTCCGCGAGCTGCGCGACCCCGCAGCCGACGCCTGGCCCAAGCACCTGGTGGCTGCCCTGGCCGACGTCGGCGCACTGGGCCTGGCCACCGACGAGGCGCACGGCGGAAGCGGGGCCGGCCTCTACGAGCTGGGGCTGTTCTTCGCCGAGGCCGGCCGGGCGCTGTGCCCCAGCAGCATCTACAGCAGCCTGCTGCTGGGCGTCGCGCTCGGGCGGCTGGGCACCCCCGCGCAGCAGGAGCGCCACCTGCCCGCGCTGGCCGCCGGTGAGCTGCGGGCCACCACCGCGATCAGCAACCCCGCCGACGCCGGTGACGTGCGCCCGGTGCTGACCGCGGTGCCGGCCGAGGGCGGGGGCTGGGCGCTCAGCGGCACCCTGCCGTTCGTGGTCAACGCCGAGGGCGCCGAGGTGGTCCTGGTGACGGCCAGGGCGAGGGTCTACGCCGAGCCCACCCGCACCCTCGGGTTCCTGGTGGACCCGACCGCGGCGGGCTGGCAGGCGCAGGCGCTGGAGACCATGTCGGGGGAGCGGGTGAGCCGGGTGGTGCTCACCGACGTGCTGGTGCCCGCCACCGCCGTGCTGGCGGGCCAGGACGGTCGCGGCCTCAGCACCGACGACCTGCGCTGGGTGGCCAACGCCGCGGTCGCGCTGCAGTGCATGGAGATGGTGGGCGGCACCGCAGCGGTGCTGGACCAGACCGTCGCCCACATCAGCACCCGTGAGCAGTTCGGCCGCCCCATCGGCAGCTTCCAGGCAGCCCAGCACCTGGTGGCCGACATCCACATCGCCCTGGACGCCGCGCGCCTGGCCGCGCACAGCGCCGTGTGGTGGCTGGGTCGCGGCGAGTGCGCCACCCGGCCGGTGGCCATCGCCACCATGCGGTGCAACGAGGCCTACAAGTGGGCCACCCTCAACGCCCACCAGCTGCACGGCGGCATGGGGTACGTGCGGGAGACCGACCTGCACCTGTGGTCCGAGCGCGCCAAGACCACCGAGGTCTGGGGCGGCACCGCCGACGTCGCGGCCCGGTGGCTGCAGGAGGAGCTGGGTCTTGTCCACTGA
- a CDS encoding MaoC/PaaZ C-terminal domain-containing protein: MADAPSQLFFEDVEVGTVVPPLSVTVDPLQMFLFSAATYNGHRIHYDRSWAVDKEGYSDIVVQGPLQAALLARAVTDWIGGAGTLVSYAVQNRASAFPGEELVFTGTVTGLGESSGGRGVVELSIQGLRGDEVLMPGTATVSLPLRAGTGS; this comes from the coding sequence ATGGCAGACGCCCCGTCCCAGCTCTTCTTCGAGGACGTCGAGGTGGGCACCGTGGTGCCACCGCTGTCCGTGACCGTCGACCCGCTGCAGATGTTCCTGTTCAGCGCCGCCACCTACAACGGCCACCGCATCCACTACGACCGCAGCTGGGCGGTGGACAAGGAGGGCTACTCCGACATCGTGGTGCAGGGTCCGCTGCAGGCGGCGCTGCTGGCCCGTGCGGTCACCGACTGGATCGGTGGCGCCGGGACGCTGGTCAGCTACGCGGTGCAGAACCGGGCGTCGGCGTTCCCGGGGGAGGAGCTGGTGTTCACCGGCACCGTCACTGGACTGGGCGAGTCCTCCGGCGGGCGCGGCGTGGTGGAGCTGAGCATCCAGGGGCTGCGCGGCGACGAGGTGCTCATGCCGGGCACTGCCACCGTGTCGCTGCCGCTGCGCGCCGGGACGGGCTCCTGA
- a CDS encoding CoA transferase, protein MSGPLDGIRVIDLTVVWSGPGATALLGDLGAEVIRLEGNNRTSRQVSARTTKELIAQTGYHGGTYPEKDPGERPYDRTALFTWHSRNKLSACMNLETPEGHAAALELLKISDVLVENNTNGTLEKLGLGHEQLLELNPRLVVARMPPLGMTGPMSGYLGYGPNFNSLVGIAAMDGYEGEEPDSAGENYHMDEAAPAGLAFAVMAALWDRESTGEGGLIEFAQAENVMAEIGEHVLDQQVNGRDPQVLGNTDPHVLQDVFLSADHDRWVAISVRDDADWAALVGVLELDDLAELGSTAALRTEHSRAIRDRIAECARARSAVSIVDELQAAGVPAGEVMAEDRLLVDEHLAARGFFQERSHPSVGTYRYPGHPWRAEGLDLAFGRVVPGFGEDNAYVYQTLLGYSDDDYADLVRRGLVTDHQIA, encoded by the coding sequence ATGAGCGGCCCGTTGGACGGCATCCGGGTGATCGACCTGACGGTGGTGTGGTCCGGGCCCGGCGCCACCGCGCTGCTGGGCGACCTGGGCGCGGAGGTGATCCGGCTGGAGGGCAACAACCGCACCAGCCGACAGGTCTCCGCGCGCACCACCAAGGAGCTCATCGCCCAGACCGGCTACCACGGCGGCACCTACCCGGAGAAGGACCCTGGCGAGCGTCCCTACGACCGCACGGCGCTGTTCACCTGGCACTCCCGCAACAAGCTCTCCGCGTGCATGAACCTGGAGACGCCCGAGGGGCACGCGGCGGCGCTGGAGCTGCTGAAGATCAGCGACGTGCTGGTGGAGAACAACACCAACGGCACGCTGGAGAAGCTGGGGCTGGGCCACGAGCAGCTGCTGGAGCTCAACCCGCGGCTGGTGGTCGCCCGGATGCCCCCGCTGGGGATGACCGGTCCGATGAGCGGCTACCTCGGCTACGGGCCCAACTTCAACTCCCTGGTGGGCATCGCCGCGATGGACGGCTACGAGGGCGAGGAGCCGGACTCCGCCGGGGAGAACTACCACATGGACGAGGCCGCGCCGGCGGGGCTGGCGTTCGCGGTGATGGCCGCGCTGTGGGACCGGGAGAGCACCGGCGAGGGCGGCCTCATCGAGTTCGCCCAGGCGGAGAACGTGATGGCCGAGATCGGCGAGCACGTGCTGGACCAGCAGGTGAACGGCCGTGACCCGCAGGTGCTGGGCAACACCGACCCGCACGTGCTGCAGGACGTGTTCCTCAGCGCCGACCACGACCGGTGGGTGGCCATCAGCGTCCGCGACGACGCCGACTGGGCCGCGCTGGTGGGGGTGCTCGAGCTGGACGATCTCGCCGAGCTGGGGTCCACCGCGGCGCTGCGCACGGAGCACTCCCGAGCCATCCGCGACCGGATCGCGGAGTGCGCCCGGGCGCGCTCGGCGGTGTCCATCGTGGACGAGCTGCAGGCGGCGGGGGTGCCGGCCGGTGAGGTGATGGCCGAGGACCGGCTGCTCGTCGACGAGCACCTGGCGGCCCGCGGCTTCTTCCAGGAGCGCAGCCACCCCTCGGTGGGCACCTACCGCTACCCCGGACACCCGTGGCGCGCCGAGGGCCTCGACCTGGCCTTCGGCCGGGTGGTGCCCGGCTTCGGCGAGGACAACGCCTACGTCTACCAGACCTTGCTGGGCTACTCCGACGACGACTACGCCGACCTGGTGCGGCGCGGACTCGTCACCGACCACCAGATCGCTTGA
- a CDS encoding MaoC family dehydratase N-terminal domain-containing protein: protein MSEHDSLIPDEVAARVGTVASTATGAVVRRDWQRWAVAVKDHNPLYFDAEHARANGYADVICPPLYVQYAILGVTPIETLRVDGSSGAASGNLAFPKCPKRMAGGENTTFLRPCYDGDVITSVRTIDSIVEKAGRSGRFVLVTWKTTYTNQRAELVAEATTSMIARP, encoded by the coding sequence ATGTCAGAGCACGATTCGTTGATCCCCGACGAGGTGGCCGCCCGCGTGGGCACCGTCGCCTCCACCGCCACCGGAGCCGTGGTGCGCCGCGACTGGCAGCGCTGGGCCGTGGCGGTCAAGGACCACAACCCGCTGTACTTCGACGCTGAGCACGCCCGCGCCAACGGGTACGCCGACGTCATCTGCCCGCCGCTGTACGTGCAGTACGCCATCCTCGGCGTCACGCCCATCGAGACCCTGCGCGTGGACGGCTCCTCCGGAGCGGCCTCGGGCAACCTGGCCTTTCCGAAGTGCCCCAAGCGGATGGCCGGCGGGGAGAACACCACCTTCCTGCGGCCCTGCTACGACGGCGACGTCATCACCAGCGTCCGCACCATCGACTCCATCGTGGAGAAGGCCGGGCGCTCGGGTCGCTTCGTCCTGGTCACCTGGAAGACCACCTACACCAACCAGCGCGCCGAGCTGGTGGCCGAGGCCACCACGTCCATGATCGCGCGCCCGTGA
- a CDS encoding HNH endonuclease signature motif containing protein, which yields MHGRIQLGGRHCRWSTQSGEIARAPEVVGGRSYYSNMSSNGVAEDLPDEVASLLAEHAAVVARLHQVPLAGLSDAGVLAVCREVERVHRMKPTVDHRLIVEMECRSLATVFLARGTAGLLSELLHLDVQEARARVRAAQLRGPRTSLSGADLGPLQPATAAAEAAGAISPRHADIVAKTMHDLPASLDAETVVLAEQTLAAQACALRPSELVKAAERLVAYLDPDGRETSDADRARRRGFTIGRQRLDGMSRISGELDPMTRALVDAAFSAAARPVAEDGVADPRSAAQRNHDALATLCRNALAGGELPSNRGLPATVVVTMGLADLDRRAGTASTASGGTVPVRDLLRRAADAKWLPCVLDSTGQVLHLGTGQRLASPAQRLALYARDRGCSRPGCEMPAQWTQVHHLTEWQHGGPTDLHNLALVCPFDHRLITHEGFTVRMGTHGRIEWIAPRHVDPQRVPRTNPIHHPPDLTHPPEGRDP from the coding sequence GTGCACGGCCGGATCCAGCTCGGCGGGCGCCACTGTCGCTGGTCAACCCAGTCGGGCGAGATCGCACGAGCTCCGGAAGTTGTCGGGGGTCGCTCGTACTATTCGAACATGAGTTCGAACGGTGTAGCGGAGGACCTCCCTGACGAGGTCGCCTCGTTGCTGGCTGAGCATGCCGCGGTGGTGGCGCGGTTGCATCAGGTGCCGCTGGCCGGGCTGTCCGATGCTGGGGTGTTGGCGGTGTGCCGTGAGGTGGAGCGGGTGCACCGGATGAAGCCGACGGTGGATCATCGGTTGATCGTGGAGATGGAGTGCCGTTCCTTGGCCACGGTGTTCCTGGCGCGGGGCACGGCTGGGTTGTTGTCGGAGCTGCTGCACCTGGACGTGCAGGAAGCGCGAGCCCGGGTACGTGCTGCGCAGCTTCGAGGTCCGCGGACCTCCCTCTCTGGTGCGGATCTCGGTCCGCTGCAGCCCGCTACGGCCGCTGCCGAAGCTGCTGGGGCGATCTCGCCGCGCCACGCTGACATCGTCGCCAAGACGATGCACGACCTGCCGGCCTCGCTGGACGCCGAGACTGTCGTGTTGGCGGAGCAGACTCTGGCTGCGCAGGCGTGTGCGTTGCGCCCGTCGGAGCTGGTCAAGGCCGCGGAGCGGCTGGTGGCCTACCTCGACCCCGACGGGCGGGAGACCTCTGACGCCGATCGGGCCCGGCGGCGGGGCTTCACCATCGGCCGCCAGCGCCTCGACGGGATGAGCCGCATCAGCGGTGAGCTCGACCCGATGACCCGGGCCCTGGTGGACGCCGCCTTCTCCGCCGCTGCGCGGCCCGTCGCCGAGGACGGGGTGGCGGATCCGCGCAGTGCCGCCCAGCGCAACCACGACGCGCTGGCCACGCTGTGCCGCAACGCATTGGCGGGCGGGGAGCTGCCGAGCAACCGCGGGCTGCCGGCCACGGTGGTGGTGACGATGGGACTGGCCGATCTGGATCGCCGGGCGGGTACCGCATCAACGGCTTCTGGTGGCACCGTGCCGGTGCGTGACCTGCTCCGCAGGGCGGCCGACGCGAAGTGGCTGCCCTGCGTGCTGGACTCCACCGGACAAGTCCTGCACCTCGGCACCGGGCAACGACTGGCCTCACCGGCACAGCGACTAGCCCTGTACGCCCGCGACCGCGGCTGCTCCCGACCCGGCTGTGAGATGCCCGCCCAGTGGACCCAAGTGCACCACCTGACCGAGTGGCAACACGGCGGACCGACCGACCTGCACAACTTGGCGTTGGTCTGCCCGTTCGACCACCGGCTCATCACCCACGAAGGCTTCACCGTCCGCATGGGCACTCACGGCCGCATCGAGTGGATCGCACCCAGACACGTTGATCCACAACGGGTTCCACGCACCAACCCGATCCACCACCCACCCGACCTGACTCACCCACCCGAAGGACGTGACCCGTGA
- a CDS encoding thiolase family protein: MAGLRGEAAIVGICELPAQKKQTRPAMFTLEQYALLAKMAVDDAGIDASLVNGIVAHGLAESDMFVPATLSEYLGLPLNFGERVDLGGATSAGMVWRAAAAVELGLCEAVLVIVPGSLMLPRSSTRPGKDPGYFGASSNNFGSPQAEFEIPYGNLGQNAPYAQIAQRYAAEFGYDAEATAKIAVDQRTNACAHPDAVFHGKPITVADVLASPMIADPIHMLEVVMRVQGGCGVIVANADVAARSKNRPVWIKGFGEHLSFKTPTYAEDMVRTPIAKAADMAFTMAGLDRSAVDVASIYDCYTITVLMSLEDAGFCPKGTGMEWVRNHDLTFRGDFPVNTAGGQLSFGQAGMAGGMHHVVDGARQVMGRAAAAQVNDCNTAFVTGNGGIMSEQVALVLQGD, encoded by the coding sequence ATGGCGGGGCTGCGCGGCGAGGCGGCGATCGTCGGCATCTGCGAGCTGCCGGCGCAGAAGAAGCAGACCCGGCCGGCGATGTTCACCCTGGAGCAGTACGCGCTGCTGGCCAAGATGGCGGTGGACGACGCGGGCATCGACGCCTCGCTGGTCAACGGCATCGTGGCGCACGGGCTGGCGGAGTCGGACATGTTCGTGCCGGCCACGCTGTCGGAGTACCTCGGGCTGCCGCTGAACTTCGGTGAGCGCGTCGACCTGGGTGGGGCCACCTCGGCCGGCATGGTGTGGCGCGCGGCGGCGGCGGTGGAGCTGGGCTTGTGCGAGGCGGTGCTGGTGATCGTGCCCGGGTCGCTGATGCTGCCGCGCTCGAGCACCCGGCCGGGCAAGGACCCCGGCTACTTCGGCGCCTCCAGCAACAACTTCGGCTCGCCCCAGGCGGAGTTCGAGATCCCCTACGGCAACCTCGGGCAGAACGCGCCCTACGCCCAGATCGCGCAGCGCTACGCCGCGGAGTTCGGCTACGACGCCGAGGCCACCGCCAAGATCGCGGTGGACCAGCGCACCAACGCCTGCGCCCACCCGGACGCGGTGTTCCACGGCAAGCCCATCACCGTGGCCGACGTGCTGGCCAGCCCGATGATCGCCGACCCCATCCACATGCTCGAGGTGGTGATGCGGGTGCAGGGCGGGTGCGGGGTGATCGTGGCCAACGCCGACGTCGCCGCCCGCAGCAAGAACCGTCCGGTGTGGATCAAGGGCTTCGGCGAGCACCTGTCGTTCAAGACGCCCACCTACGCCGAGGACATGGTCCGCACGCCCATCGCCAAGGCCGCCGACATGGCGTTCACCATGGCCGGGCTGGACCGCTCTGCCGTGGACGTGGCATCGATCTACGACTGCTACACCATCACCGTGCTGATGAGCCTGGAGGACGCCGGATTCTGCCCCAAGGGCACCGGGATGGAGTGGGTGCGCAACCACGACCTCACCTTCCGCGGCGACTTCCCGGTGAACACCGCTGGTGGTCAGCTGTCCTTCGGGCAGGCCGGCATGGCCGGCGGGATGCACCACGTGGTGGACGGTGCTCGGCAGGTAATGGGCCGGGCCGCGGCCGCGCAGGTGAACGACTGCAACACCGCGTTCGTCACCGGCAACGGCGGAATCATGAGCGAGCAGGTCGCTCTCGTGCTGCAGGGAGACTGA